Proteins encoded within one genomic window of Bemisia tabaci chromosome 2, PGI_BMITA_v3:
- the LOC109040085 gene encoding uncharacterized protein isoform X1, whose product MPKIIYLEMSLTQNILLGIELLAAAFLICVDAIIVHSSLNETEISQLEKYNIIPNYMSMPPDARLEVTYPGTYLNKASVRFGNLIKEQRMKDIPTLNWAAEPENEYFTLIMISK is encoded by the exons ATGCCGAAAATAATATACCTAGAG ATGTCTCTTACTCAAAATATCCTCCTGGGAATTGAACTACTCGCAGCGGCTTTTTTAATCTGTGTGGATGCAATCATAGTGCACTCATCTCTCAATGAAACGGAAATATCTCAGTTAGAAAAATACAACATCATACCTAATTACATGTCCATGCCACCGGATGCTAGGCTTGAG GTAACGTATCCGGGGACTTATCTGAACAAAGCATCTGTGCGTTTCGGGAATTTAATAAAGGAACAGCGAATGAAGGACATTCCGACACTGAACTGGGCAGCAGAGCCGGAGAACGAATATTTCACGTTGATCATGATCAGTAAGTAG
- the LOC109040085 gene encoding uncharacterized protein isoform X2 translates to MNTNSMSLTQNILLGIELLAAAFLICVDAIIVHSSLNETEISQLEKYNIIPNYMSMPPDARLEVTYPGTYLNKASVRFGNLIKEQRMKDIPTLNWAAEPENEYFTLIMISK, encoded by the exons ATGAATACGAATTCG ATGTCTCTTACTCAAAATATCCTCCTGGGAATTGAACTACTCGCAGCGGCTTTTTTAATCTGTGTGGATGCAATCATAGTGCACTCATCTCTCAATGAAACGGAAATATCTCAGTTAGAAAAATACAACATCATACCTAATTACATGTCCATGCCACCGGATGCTAGGCTTGAG GTAACGTATCCGGGGACTTATCTGAACAAAGCATCTGTGCGTTTCGGGAATTTAATAAAGGAACAGCGAATGAAGGACATTCCGACACTGAACTGGGCAGCAGAGCCGGAGAACGAATATTTCACGTTGATCATGATCAGTAAGTAG
- the LOC109040085 gene encoding uncharacterized protein isoform X3 codes for MSLTQNILLGIELLAAAFLICVDAIIVHSSLNETEISQLEKYNIIPNYMSMPPDARLEVTYPGTYLNKASVRFGNLIKEQRMKDIPTLNWAAEPENEYFTLIMISK; via the exons ATGTCTCTTACTCAAAATATCCTCCTGGGAATTGAACTACTCGCAGCGGCTTTTTTAATCTGTGTGGATGCAATCATAGTGCACTCATCTCTCAATGAAACGGAAATATCTCAGTTAGAAAAATACAACATCATACCTAATTACATGTCCATGCCACCGGATGCTAGGCTTGAG GTAACGTATCCGGGGACTTATCTGAACAAAGCATCTGTGCGTTTCGGGAATTTAATAAAGGAACAGCGAATGAAGGACATTCCGACACTGAACTGGGCAGCAGAGCCGGAGAACGAATATTTCACGTTGATCATGATCAGTAAGTAG